ATTACCCCTCCGGGTCGGATCCAGTACGGATTTTAAGCCGCAACTCTAGAATCCCGCCGCAAATTACGGTTTATTCAACTGCAAAGGGCAGATATTTACCAGAACAGTCAACTGGTTTCGGCGCTTCCACCTATTCGGCTTACAACTGGCGAAACATAGAAATCATAGCCTGAGTTACTTATCAATACCGCGAACGAACAAAATAAGACACCCCAGTACAGGGGTGCCAATTGTTACGCATTCAAATCATACAATCCGGGGCTGTGCTCATTAGGCAATTCCGGCATAAACGGCAGTGGAAAGCCTTCCGGCGGCTGAACAACCTCCAAGGTGCCGCCGTTTCGGCTCGGCGATTGACCACTGAAGATTTCTCCGATCCGCGTATCGTCCATGCGAAAATTAAATTGGGCGTTGTGGAAGCCCATTTCCACATATTTACGGCACTCAGGATACTTATTAATATCGTAGTTTGGTACAGGGAACAGCTTACCCCAGTTTACGCCCAGGGTCTCCAATGCCTTAGCAAAAGCGTTTTGATGCGCGTTATCCCGAACAATAAGGAATGCGAGCGTTTCTCTGAACGTTTTGTTAGTGCTCATCTCGTAAATCCGGGACTTCTGAAGAACACCGGTCGACTCGAGAACCAGATTGTCGAGCAGATTACCGATCAGGTTCCCATGGTCGTACACATAGCTGCCAAGCCATGGATTGCCGGTAGCATCGACAGGCAGAGAGCTCTGAGCGCCGATGATGAAATGGTGCGGATTGGCATGCCTGACCGCATCATCCAATGGAGCGCCATCCGACCCGGCGTTTCCGGGTACTTGTACCCCGGAGCCGGTAAGCAGCTGGTTGATCGTATGTTGGACGAGCTCCACATGGCTCAGTTCTTCGAGGAAAATACCGCGCAGCAAGTCGCGGTACTGAATCTCTTTCCCGCGAAAATTATTGCTCTGGAAGAAGAACTGCATCATGGTGCGCATTTCGCCGAAACGACCGCCAAGTATCTCTTGGATCACTTTGGCTGCCTCGGGGTCGGCCTTGTCCGGGACAATCATGTTTATTAAATCCTCTTTGTAAAAGTACAAATTGACAACCTCCTGCGGATTGGGGTTAAGGTTCGCTTTAGTTTGGTTTGCGGTGTTGAAATTTATAACTTAATTGATGTCCAGAATAGGCCCGACCATCGTTTTGTCGGCAGTCTTACGACTAGGTAGAATGGGGTCACCGTATTTTTAGAGCGGAAATGGTTATAACTGTCCTATTGAGAATAATTAAAGGAGAATGCGAATTGAACCAATATCTTCGTGATATGAGATCCCATCCGACCTTATTAGGCTCCTTCCTGCTCGGTATCGGGGCGATCGGTATGCTGGACGGCATCATCTTTCACCAGATTCTCCAGTGGCACAGTGTTTATATGGAGACTGACCGTCATAATCAAATCGTAAGCGATGGCCTGTTTCATTTAGTCGTCACGATAATCATTATGTGGGGGGCCGTGGTGCTGTGGAACAGCGGCAGACGTAAGGAAGTCGGGCGCCAAAGGCTATTTCTGTCCGGATTACTTACTGGCGCAGGCTTTTTTAACTTTATGGAAGGGATTGTAAATCATCATCTTCTGCAAATTCATCATGTGAAGCCGGGACCTTATGAGGCAGCATATGATCTCGCCTTCGATGCTGCAGGGTTGCTTCTGCTGCTGGTCGGGTTATTGATTTATAGAAACAGGACGGGGAGAGTATAGAACCTTAACAGGCTGAATTTAATACTGCTCCTGCACCGCAAACGTAAAAAAGAGGAACTGAGCTTTTGCAGCCAGTACCTTTTCTCTTAGGATATTTTTTTTCATAGCTCATAACACATACGCAAGAAAGAAGTCCCCGCCAAGAAACTAAGCGGGGACTTCTTTTTTACATTTTTAATGCCACCTGCGCATTTTTGATATCGTTCGCGATCAGCTTTTCTAAATCGTATGAAGGATATAACCCGCGCCCAAGCATGAAGTAAAATACTTTTGCGTGAAGCTGTATGGCGTTATTAATATGTTTTTGGAGAGTTTCGCGCAAGGCAGGTGTTGCCGTTTCGGTTATGGCGATAGCGTAAGTCCGCACGGAAGTTTTTGCAAAAGCAAGCAGGTGACCGGCATAATAAGCGGTTAGGTCCTGTGAAGAAACAGCCCTTGCCGCAACCGGCGCAAATTTAAAGTATGGCAGAAGGTCTTTCAAATTCAGCTCCAGCGCCTGAATCGTCTCAGCGTATAATGCCTTTAACGCCGGGTCTTTAACATTGGATATATCCATTTTGAAGCCCATCAAATGATTGGCTTGGAAAGCCACTAATTCGTGTGTTTCCAGTGTCTCATGCCAGGCTAAATGTTGGGGCTGTCTCTCGTCGTTATACATTCAGGTTCCCTCCAGGTGCTTTACTTGATTTATATCAAATCACATAATGAACCGAAGCTTTCCCGAGCCCAAAGCTGAATGTATCGGAACGCAAGCCGCGGCGCATCGTTTCAAGCGCAGTCGTCTCGTCCGGCGGGATATTGCCGAGGTGGACTTGCGGTCCGAATGTCTTCAGCAGATGAACCTGCTGCTGCTTGAGCGGAGCCTCCCACATTATTGGAGTCGTACTGCCGAGAGTTTGACATACAGTCTCCAGGACATTATTGCGGCATTCCCCATTTTCGTCGAAAAGACCGACACCCACACCAGATTCGCGTGCCTCCACAATAATTAGCTCCGCTCCTGCATTCAGATCCGTTTCCGCCGTTACAGCAAGAGCACTGGCATCAATAAGCGATCCGGTCAGCTTTTTACCATACTCGGTTACCACGCAGAGTCCTCTTCGGACACCTTCCTTGATTAATTCGGTCCGACGGTTTCGGGGCAGCTCGATTGTACCGTCCGAAACCTCGATACCGTTAAAGCCCAGCCTGCACACGGTGTCGAAGAAAGCCGGCACTACATTTTGCTTCACCGCCGTCTCCAGCAGTGTCCCTCCAGGCATCATTATAATATTACGGCGCTTTGCAAGCTCGATCTTGCTAACCAACAACTCGAGCGGATACAGAGGAGCGGTGCCGAAGCCCAGTTTAATCATATCGATATAATCTCCGGACGTTTCGATTAAGTCGCTGAAAGCATTGCGGCCGAGACCTTTATCGATAACCATCGTTTGTCCACGTTCGCTTCTCAAGTTCTCCGAATCGTTCGCATTGAGACTGCAGCGGATGTCGCCGGGATCCTCAAGTTCCCTTGGCCATACCGGTTGAGGAAAGAACTTCATCAATTAATCTCCTCGCTTATCGATTGATTGTTTGGAAGCATTCTGAAAATCCTGTACCAAAGCAATGTATTCGAATAGGCGAGGGCAGGTGCCTGCACTTCAAAAAAAATAGCATCTTAAAAACCGACAAAAAAACAGCCTGTTTGAACCAGGCTGTACTTTGACGATTATGCGCTTCACCTGTTATCTCCTTCGCCTTGGTCTCGGTGCCGGGAATGGAGCCGGAGACCCGTCGGGAACCATAGCGACTGGTTCTCGGACCGTTCTGAGACTTCTGGTTAAAGCCTCCATCAGATCGACCACATGTGGAATTGCCGGCTGCTCGATCTCCACGTTGTGCATCTTGGCCTGAATAAGCTGTTGGAGCGCCGCTTCATAGTCGCTGTGATAATCGGATCGAAAATCACCGCTGATTTGCTCGATGAGCTGAATCGCCATCTGAAACTCAGCCTCGCTGATCTGCGCTGCCCCTTCAAGTCCAGGTACTCCCCGTACCGGCCTAACTTCAGCAGGATAATAGATCATGTTCATGACAAGACAGTTCTGATGCAGACGAATAACAGACAAATGCTCGCTTGTTCGGAATGCGATTTTGGCAATAGCTACTTTGCCGGTTTGATTCATTGCCGCATGCAGAAGCTTATACGGTCTCGCACCGTATTCACTGGGACCTAAATAATAAGCGTTTTCATAATATATAGGATCTATATTATCCTTATCAGTAAAGTGAAGAATTTCAATTGTCCGCAAAGTGGGAAGCGGCAGCTTATCCATCTCATTGTCTGAGAACGTGATGAAATTTCCCGGAGCAAACTCATACCCGCGGATGATTTCTTGGTGCTGAACCTCCCGGTTGCACACCGGGCACCATTTTTTGTACTGAATTGGCTGCTGACATTGATCATGTAGACTGCGGAAACTGGTTTTATGTTCCTCTGTCGCTTTGAATAAACTGACAGGAATATTCACCAGTCCAAAGCTGATCGTACCTTTCCACATCGCCCGCATACATATACTCCTTTGCCTTTTTTCCTCCTTACAGTTCCCGAAATGGTTATAGTTAATACTAATAGTTGGTTAATCATGAAACAATGGAATTAAAGGAGTCTCCTAAGCCTTTTTCTCTTTCATATCAGAATTGACTAAGATTGTGCGTTATACGCGGCAGTTTCTGAGCTTATATCTACTCGGTAATAAATACGGTATCTCCAATGCCGGCATTCCCTTGTGCCAGAACCGACGCATAAACGCCGAAATTAAGATTCATCTCCTCGTTCAATTTTTTGAGAATAGAGATATCCCGATTATAAGTATCGGGGTCTATCGTAATCATCGAACAACGTTCGCATTCCTGGGTAACATGGAGTCGGGTACTGCCTATAGATAATCGCTTACCCACCAGCTGAGTTTCATCAGTAATGCACCCATTCATCAGTGATATAACGAGATTTGCTCTAAATCGGCGCTTGTCTACACCTCTGCCCAGGATAGTCTCAAGCTTGTTAAGAGAACGATCGTTGATGATCAATATCCCTTCCGTGTCCACTGCCAATAATTTTTCGTTATCCGGGCTATGGCGCAGCAAGGAGATCGTGCGATTGGAGAACTTCTGAATTTCTTGAAGCAACCTGTCATCCCAGTAGAAAACCTCGCCGCCAGGAGACGTTATTTGCAGACCAGGAAACTCATCCGGACAAGAGCCTTCAGTGAATGCTGCCTTGTAACCAAGTAAATCAGGGATTTCACGTGCCGTGAAATAACGCTCCCATCCTTCCAGTGACTCATCTATTAAAGCATGACTGCGGTCTCCGTAAAGTCCATAAGCCGCAAATTGAGCTTGATTTAAATGTTCCCCGGCCATTGATTTCACAGGATATCTCGTTATTAGTGTAACTCGTCCAATAGATTGCATATACACTCACCACTCACTTTCGCCTTAAATGACTCACGTCGTAACCTCCTGACAAGTATAGCACAGGCAGTTTATTCTAACGTTTTTGTTTCTAACTAACGCTATTAATAATTAAGCAAGCGGTGTTCTTGGTATGTAGTGAAATACCGGGACGAAACCCCGATCGGAACAATGGTGTTACAGGTGTATCATTCACACAGGAGTTTTTACGTACCGCTTGCCCACATTTAATCACCTTGGACGTTGTAGAACGAGAGGAGATCATTTCAGCGCTTTCCAATGTGGGTGGCCGGGTAAGGTGGGATATTAAGATGAGCGGCTGCCTTCCAAGGCCGATATCCCAACCGTGGACATTCGTTGGGAGTACGCAACAGATGCTGCGATCGCGGATAGCTTCCGTAGTGAAGATGTTCAAACGAACAGCTGGACATTGGATGAAGCGCTGTCCCACTGGGGACGATACGGCTGGGAGTTGGTTTCCGTCCTGCCAAAGGCCGGACAAGTGGTCGCTTTCTTCAAACGGCCGCTTCCCTGCTGTTTCACGTTCCGGTCATATCACAGCTTTAAGCACAGACGGCCTCTTTCCCCTGTTTCGCGTGGGAAGAGGCCGTTTCTCTCGTGTACGTTCCGTAACTAATCAGGACAGCCGCGCAATTAAACCGGCTCATTAACTGTCTGCGAGACTTTTTTACCGAACGAGACCAGATACAACAATGCGCTTGCTGCAACAACGATGCTTAGTATTAAAATGAGATTGCCGTATAAGTATGCATGCGAATTAGTAATGAACGGATGAAACGAAAAATCAAACACATTTTGTTCCAGCGATTTGGCAACCAATGCGGTGACCACGGCCCCGGAAATGGTCGATGTCATATTAAACATTCCCATACCGACGCCAATCTGGTGAACAGGTAAAATTTGCGTGACACTTTCCGTTAGTGCCGTCTGCATGAAAGAGAACCCGATGTACATCATTATTAAAGCTATTCCGATGTACCATACCCAGAACCCGATAAGGGAAGATTGCAGCAGAAGACTTGCTGTTATCAAGGTCAAACCAAGATACACCACAAAATGGCTTCCTCGCGAGACGGTCATATTACCGGCGACTCTTCCGAAAACCACTGCGCTAATTGCACCGGGAAACATAATGAGCCCGATATTCTCCGTATCCAAACCGTATATTTTGCTCAGCATAAGCGGGATTACAAACATCACCGACATAACGGTTCCGAATATTAGAAAACCAATGATTAGCGCGTTCCGATACAGGGGGTTCTTGAACAGGGCCGGATCGACAAACGGTTCCTTCGCTCTGCGAATATGAAGAATGAATAATATTAGAGCGATGAAGGCTATGATCAAATAAACCAGGCTCACTTGAGTTGTAAATAAGATTACCATCGTTACTACGATGCCGAGCAGTACTGCGCCAAGAACATCAAGCTTACCTTTACCGGGCTGCTCCTTAGGCAAATACTTTTGAAAAAAAGGAATAGCGAGGAGTACCGGCAGCGGAACGAGAAATAAATATGACCAGTGGAACGATCCAGCGATATATCCGCCGAGTACCGGACCAATTCCAACCGCGAAAGAGACGGTGGACGTTATGATTCCGAACATCTTCCCCCGTTCTTTCACAGTAAAGAACCGGGCTACCATGATAAAGATCAGTGCAGGGATTGCGGACCCTCCGGCCCCTTGAATGGCCCTGGACATGATGACAGCCGGATACCAGGATTGAAGCACAAAGCCAAAAATTGATCCAAGGCTGTAAAGCAATATTCCGATCGTTATCAATTTTTTGATACTGTGCATATCGGAAAGCTTGCCGAAGATGACCATCCCCATGCCGAAGACAATAAAAAAGATCGTCACCACCCAGCTGACTCCGGAAGCTTCCAGATTGAACTGCTCGGCGATATCCGGTGTAGACACATTAAATACCGATTCGTTCAGAACGGCAAAGAAGATAACGAAATAAATCCACGGCACACTTTTCTTAATCTCGGAAAAGTCTGAAACAGATATAGTATTATTCTCCACTTCTCTCATTTATAAATCTTCTCCATTCTCGGTGAAATTTGGTTGATCCCCTACTCGGATGTTCAACCTCCCCTATTCTAGCATGGATCATGCGGTGCCATTTCTTATCGATTGCTGTATTGAAGTACCTGATTGATGAAATTGTCCATCAGCAGGGAGAGGGAGACCAGAATCGGAGGATCATCCGGCTGAGGAACATTCAGTCTTACTTGCTGTTGCGGTACGGGAGAATTAGGTTCCACGATAATCGGCTCGAGCGAACGAAAGCGCAAGATTGTGTGCGGAAGCAGGAAATCTATGGCCTTCATCCCCCAGGGAACCGACGTAGCCATCAGGTAATATATGCCCGGTTTGACATCGGTAATGCAGAATTCCCCTACCGATGGAACAAGCGTTCCGTGCAGGGGGAGTCCCTCAGGAATCGGTTTGGCAAACAGACCGATTAGGATGATTCCCTCGAAAGGAATCGTCGACTGGATTGTTCCTTCTACTCTTGAGTGCCGGTTTAGGGAAGGAAACGACGTTCGCCAACCGTTAAGTTCCTGCAAAGACCGCAAACGGATATCCGCCTGCAGAGCCGAGTTGCGAAAGTCGGATGGCGTTACTCCTACCCGCTCGGTGAATCGGGTAGTAAAGGTCCCCAGACTCTGTTGGCCGATTTCCAATCCGATATCGCGGACACTTAAATTCGTCTGCAGCAGCAAATCTTTTGCCTTCTGCAGCCGAAGAGAAGAAACATAATAAAGTGGCGGCAGGCCGACTTTTTCTTTGAAAATACGCGCAAAATGGTACGGACTGTAAGATATGTAGGCAGCTAATCGGGAAAGGGGAAGCGGTTCGAAAATATTTTGATGGATATATGAGATCACCTCGTTTATTTCCGAATACCGATCAGCCATTTTTCACACCTTCCTTCAATGCGGTGCCTTGCATCAATACAGAACAACAGTTCGCATTAATAATACCACATATTTCTAATCGATGGAATGGATTTTACCAAATCTTTTGTAATTTCAAAGGCCAGGTGCCGAGCGCATTTATCTTGGGCTAATAGCTAACTCATTCGGGAGCTCAAGAGGATATGCGGCCTTGAAAATCAAAAAGCTGCCTAAACGGCAGCTGAAGGACACTTTTAAACTTTACAGCTTTGTGAGAAATAGAGATTTCACCTTCTGCTGTCTTTACGGTGAGAGCGTTGATTGGGTCAAGATTGCTTCTGCGAAATATGCCAACAAACACCGGCTGGATCTATTAAGTGGATTTCACGCTTTCCCCACGGGTATAAGTCCGGCTCTTTCAGTTTAATGGGATATTTCTTCTCAAGCTCAGCTGCCTGAATATGCATCCACCAGTCGTCAAGATCCTCTACAAGCAGATCTATCATGAAATTGTTCTGGAACTCCTGATTATGGAAGTTCTGAAGAAAAAACTCCAGTTCCCCCATTTGAAAGATACTCACTCCATTGTCGGAGTACAATTTCTTAAAGCCAAGTTCTTCGAAAAAGCTCTGCGCAAGAGAATAATCCTCGCCTGACGGGATGAATGGCCGAAGTTTAATAGCTTTCATGTATGTTTCCCCCATACTCAAATTAATTAAACAGTACCTCACCTCAACAAGCCCGACTTACGACTATTCGCTCATTTTGCATCGTGGAAAATAATACCCAAACTATATCTCGTTCCCGAAGTGACCGTACTGACACCATGCCGAAGCGTGGTCTTATAATAACCCCGAGTCCCCGGAACAGGGCGGTGATTAGTCGGGAAGATTAGACCGGCACCTTGTTCCAAAGTAATCACATGGCCCCTGCTCTGCGCTCGCGGCCGCTGCTCTACGAGAAGAAATTCGCCTCCCGTGTAGTCAAGCTCCTGTCCGTAAGTGTCAATAAGTTCCTCGC
This is a stretch of genomic DNA from Paenibacillus sp. sptzw28. It encodes these proteins:
- a CDS encoding helix-turn-helix domain-containing protein — its product is MADRYSEINEVISYIHQNIFEPLPLSRLAAYISYSPYHFARIFKEKVGLPPLYYVSSLRLQKAKDLLLQTNLSVRDIGLEIGQQSLGTFTTRFTERVGVTPSDFRNSALQADIRLRSLQELNGWRTSFPSLNRHSRVEGTIQSTIPFEGIILIGLFAKPIPEGLPLHGTLVPSVGEFCITDVKPGIYYLMATSVPWGMKAIDFLLPHTILRFRSLEPIIVEPNSPVPQQQVRLNVPQPDDPPILVSLSLLMDNFINQVLQYSNR
- a CDS encoding MOSC domain-containing protein, producing the protein MQSIGRVTLITRYPVKSMAGEHLNQAQFAAYGLYGDRSHALIDESLEGWERYFTAREIPDLLGYKAAFTEGSCPDEFPGLQITSPGGEVFYWDDRLLQEIQKFSNRTISLLRHSPDNEKLLAVDTEGILIINDRSLNKLETILGRGVDKRRFRANLVISLMNGCITDETQLVGKRLSIGSTRLHVTQECERCSMITIDPDTYNRDISILKKLNEEMNLNFGVYASVLAQGNAGIGDTVFITE
- a CDS encoding 2OG-Fe(II) oxygenase; this translates as MPDRLRDLILGLDWNTLQRKLDEQGYAEIPSLLNKEQCEELIDTYGQELDYTGGEFLLVEQRPRAQSRGHVITLEQGAGLIFPTNHRPVPGTRGYYKTTLRHGVSTVTSGTRYSLGIIFHDAK
- a CDS encoding spore coat protein — translated: MYNDERQPQHLAWHETLETHELVAFQANHLMGFKMDISNVKDPALKALYAETIQALELNLKDLLPYFKFAPVAARAVSSQDLTAYYAGHLLAFAKTSVRTYAIAITETATPALRETLQKHINNAIQLHAKVFYFMLGRGLYPSYDLEKLIANDIKNAQVALKM
- a CDS encoding manganese catalase family protein translates to MYFYKEDLINMIVPDKADPEAAKVIQEILGGRFGEMRTMMQFFFQSNNFRGKEIQYRDLLRGIFLEELSHVELVQHTINQLLTGSGVQVPGNAGSDGAPLDDAVRHANPHHFIIGAQSSLPVDATGNPWLGSYVYDHGNLIGNLLDNLVLESTGVLQKSRIYEMSTNKTFRETLAFLIVRDNAHQNAFAKALETLGVNWGKLFPVPNYDINKYPECRKYVEMGFHNAQFNFRMDDTRIGEIFSGQSPSRNGGTLEVVQPPEGFPLPFMPELPNEHSPGLYDLNA
- a CDS encoding phosphosulfolactate synthase, giving the protein MKFFPQPVWPRELEDPGDIRCSLNANDSENLRSERGQTMVIDKGLGRNAFSDLIETSGDYIDMIKLGFGTAPLYPLELLVSKIELAKRRNIIMMPGGTLLETAVKQNVVPAFFDTVCRLGFNGIEVSDGTIELPRNRRTELIKEGVRRGLCVVTEYGKKLTGSLIDASALAVTAETDLNAGAELIIVEARESGVGVGLFDENGECRNNVLETVCQTLGSTTPIMWEAPLKQQQVHLLKTFGPQVHLGNIPPDETTALETMRRGLRSDTFSFGLGKASVHYVI
- a CDS encoding MFS transporter, giving the protein MREVENNTISVSDFSEIKKSVPWIYFVIFFAVLNESVFNVSTPDIAEQFNLEASGVSWVVTIFFIVFGMGMVIFGKLSDMHSIKKLITIGILLYSLGSIFGFVLQSWYPAVIMSRAIQGAGGSAIPALIFIMVARFFTVKERGKMFGIITSTVSFAVGIGPVLGGYIAGSFHWSYLFLVPLPVLLAIPFFQKYLPKEQPGKGKLDVLGAVLLGIVVTMVILFTTQVSLVYLIIAFIALILFILHIRRAKEPFVDPALFKNPLYRNALIIGFLIFGTVMSVMFVIPLMLSKIYGLDTENIGLIMFPGAISAVVFGRVAGNMTVSRGSHFVVYLGLTLITASLLLQSSLIGFWVWYIGIALIMMYIGFSFMQTALTESVTQILPVHQIGVGMGMFNMTSTISGAVVTALVAKSLEQNVFDFSFHPFITNSHAYLYGNLILILSIVVAASALLYLVSFGKKVSQTVNEPV
- a CDS encoding DUF2243 domain-containing protein; the encoded protein is MRSHPTLLGSFLLGIGAIGMLDGIIFHQILQWHSVYMETDRHNQIVSDGLFHLVVTIIIMWGAVVLWNSGRRKEVGRQRLFLSGLLTGAGFFNFMEGIVNHHLLQIHHVKPGPYEAAYDLAFDAAGLLLLLVGLLIYRNRTGRV
- a CDS encoding Ku protein — its product is MRAMWKGTISFGLVNIPVSLFKATEEHKTSFRSLHDQCQQPIQYKKWCPVCNREVQHQEIIRGYEFAPGNFITFSDNEMDKLPLPTLRTIEILHFTDKDNIDPIYYENAYYLGPSEYGARPYKLLHAAMNQTGKVAIAKIAFRTSEHLSVIRLHQNCLVMNMIYYPAEVRPVRGVPGLEGAAQISEAEFQMAIQLIEQISGDFRSDYHSDYEAALQQLIQAKMHNVEIEQPAIPHVVDLMEALTRSLRTVREPVAMVPDGSPAPFPAPRPRRRR